Proteins encoded in a region of the Capra hircus breed San Clemente chromosome 3, ASM170441v1, whole genome shotgun sequence genome:
- the SLC6A9 gene encoding sodium- and chloride-dependent glycine transporter 1 isoform X3, which yields MVLCPVRPPRRTRTSNGATGATRSRAFMFPYFIMLIFCGIPLFFMELSFGQFASQGCLGVWRISPMFKGVGYGMMVVSTYIGIYYNVVICIAFYYFFSSMTPVLPWTYCNNPWNTPDCMSVLDNPNITNGSQPPALPGNVSQALNQTLKRTSPSEEYWRLYVLKLSDDIGNFGEVRLPLLGCLGVSWVVVFLCLIRGVKSSGKVVYFTATFPYVVLTILFIRGVTLEGAFTGIMYYLTPQWDKILEAKVWGDAASQIFYSLGCAWGGLVTMASYNKFHNNCYRDSVIISITNCATSVYAGFVIFSILGFMANHLGVDVSRVADHGPGLAFVAYPEALTLLPIAPLWSLLFFFMLILLGLGTQFCLLETLVTAIVDEVGNEWILQKKTYVTLGVAVAGFLLGIPLTSQAGIYWLLLMDNYAASFSLVIISCIMCVSIMYIYGHQNYFQDIRMMLGFPPPLFFQICWRFVSPAIIFFILIFSVIQYQPITYNQYQYPSWAVAIGFLMALSSVICIPLYALFQFCRTDGDTLLQRLKNATKPSRDWGPALLEHRTGRYAPTIAPSPEDGLEVQPLHPDKAQIPMVGSNGSSRLQDSRI from the exons ATGGTGCTGTGCCCAGTGAGGCCACCAAGAAGGACCAGAACCTCAAACGGGGCAACTGGGGCAACCAGATCGA GAGCCTTCATGTTCCCCTACTTCATCATGCTCATCTTCTGCGGGATCCCACTCTTCTTCATGGAACTCTCCTTCGGCCAGTTTGCAAGTCAGGGCTGCCTGGGGGTCTGGAGGATCAGCCCCATGTTCAAAG gtgtGGGCTACGGCATGATGGTGGTGTCCACATACATCGGCATCTACTACAACGTGGTCATCTGCATTGCCTTCTACTACTTCTTCTCATCCATGACGCCTGTGTTGCCCTGGACCTACTGCAATAACCCTTGGAACACGCCCGACTGCATGAGCGTGCTGGATAACCCCAACATCACCAACGGCTCGCAGCCTCCTGCCCTGCCTGGCAACGTCTCTCAGGCGCTCAACCAGACCCTCAAGAGGACAAGCCCCAGCGAGGAGTACTGGAG GCTGTATGTGCTGAAGCTGTCGGATGACATCGGAAACTTCGGGGAGGTGCGGTTGCCCCTCCTCGGCTGCCTCGGTGTCTCCTGGGTGGTCGTCTTCCTCTGCCTCATCCGAGGGGtcaagtcttcaggaaaa GTGGTGTACTTTACGGCCACATTCCCCTACGTGGTGCTGACCATCCTGTTCATCCGTGGCGTGACCCTGGAAGGAGCCTTCACGGGCATCATGTACTACTTGACCCCACAGTGGGACAAGATCCTGGAGGCCAAG GTCTGGGGGGACGCCGCCTCCCAGATCTTCTACTCGCTGGGCTGCGCGTGGGGCGGCCTTGTCACCATGGCTTCCTACAACAAGTTCCACAACAACTGTTACCG AGACAGTGTCATCATCAGCATCACTAACTGTGCCACCAGTGTCTATGCTGGCTTCGTCATCTTCTCCATCCTGGGCTTCATGGCCAACCACCTGGGTGTGGACGTGTCCCGCGTGGCAGACCACGGCCCGGGCCTGGCCTTCGTGGCATACCCAGAGGCCCTCACACTGCTGCCCATTGCCCCACTCTGGTCCCTGCTCTTCTTCTTCATGCTCATCTTGCTGGGGCTGGGCACTCAG TTTTGCCTCCTAGAGACGCTGGTCACAGCCATCGTGGATGAGGTAGGGAACGAGTGGATCCTGCAGAAAAAGACTTACGTGACCTTGGGCGTGGCTGTAGCTGGCTTCCTTCTGGGGATCCCTCTTACCAGCCAA GCAGGCATCTACTGGCTGCTGCTGATGGACAACTACGCGGCCAGCTTCTCCTTGGTCATCATCTCCTGTATTATGTGTGTGTCCATCATGTACATTTACG GGCACCAGAACTACTTCCAGGACATCCGGATGATGCTGGGGTTCCCACCGCCTCTCTTCTTCCAGATCTGCTGGCGCTTCGTCTCACCAGCTATCATCTTT ttcaTTCTCATCTTCTCGGTGATCCAGTACCAGCCAATCACCTACAACCAATACCAGTATCCAAGCTGGGCCGTGGCCATTGGCTTCCTCATGGCCCTGTCCTCTGTCATTTGCATTCCACTCTACGCCCTGTTCCAGTTCTGCAGAACAGATGGGgacaccctcctccag CGTTTGAAAAATGCAACAAAGCCAAGCAGAGACTGGGGTCCCGCCCTCCTGGAGCACCGAACAGGGCGCTACGCCCCCACCATTGCACCCTCCCCTGAAGACGGGCTTGAGGTCCAGCCGCTGCACCCGGACAAGGCCCAGATTCCCATGGTGGGCAGTAACGGCTCCAGCCGTCTGCAGGACTCCCGGATATGA
- the SLC6A9 gene encoding sodium- and chloride-dependent glycine transporter 1 isoform X1 has protein sequence MAAAQGPVAPSSPEQNGAVPSEATKKDQNLKRGNWGNQIEFVLTSVGYAVGLGNVWRFPYLCYRNGGGAFMFPYFIMLIFCGIPLFFMELSFGQFASQGCLGVWRISPMFKGVGYGMMVVSTYIGIYYNVVICIAFYYFFSSMTPVLPWTYCNNPWNTPDCMSVLDNPNITNGSQPPALPGNVSQALNQTLKRTSPSEEYWRLYVLKLSDDIGNFGEVRLPLLGCLGVSWVVVFLCLIRGVKSSGKVVYFTATFPYVVLTILFIRGVTLEGAFTGIMYYLTPQWDKILEAKVWGDAASQIFYSLGCAWGGLVTMASYNKFHNNCYRDSVIISITNCATSVYAGFVIFSILGFMANHLGVDVSRVADHGPGLAFVAYPEALTLLPIAPLWSLLFFFMLILLGLGTQFCLLETLVTAIVDEVGNEWILQKKTYVTLGVAVAGFLLGIPLTSQAGIYWLLLMDNYAASFSLVIISCIMCVSIMYIYGHQNYFQDIRMMLGFPPPLFFQICWRFVSPAIIFFILIFSVIQYQPITYNQYQYPSWAVAIGFLMALSSVICIPLYALFQFCRTDGDTLLQRLKNATKPSRDWGPALLEHRTGRYAPTIAPSPEDGLEVQPLHPDKAQIPMVGSNGSSRLQDSRI, from the exons AATGGTGCTGTGCCCAGTGAGGCCACCAAGAAGGACCAGAACCTCAAACGGGGCAACTGGGGCAACCAGATCGAGTTTGTACTGACGAGCGTGGGCTATGCCGTGGGCCTGGGCAATGTCTGGCGCTTTCCATACCTCTGCTATCGCAACGGGGGAG GAGCCTTCATGTTCCCCTACTTCATCATGCTCATCTTCTGCGGGATCCCACTCTTCTTCATGGAACTCTCCTTCGGCCAGTTTGCAAGTCAGGGCTGCCTGGGGGTCTGGAGGATCAGCCCCATGTTCAAAG gtgtGGGCTACGGCATGATGGTGGTGTCCACATACATCGGCATCTACTACAACGTGGTCATCTGCATTGCCTTCTACTACTTCTTCTCATCCATGACGCCTGTGTTGCCCTGGACCTACTGCAATAACCCTTGGAACACGCCCGACTGCATGAGCGTGCTGGATAACCCCAACATCACCAACGGCTCGCAGCCTCCTGCCCTGCCTGGCAACGTCTCTCAGGCGCTCAACCAGACCCTCAAGAGGACAAGCCCCAGCGAGGAGTACTGGAG GCTGTATGTGCTGAAGCTGTCGGATGACATCGGAAACTTCGGGGAGGTGCGGTTGCCCCTCCTCGGCTGCCTCGGTGTCTCCTGGGTGGTCGTCTTCCTCTGCCTCATCCGAGGGGtcaagtcttcaggaaaa GTGGTGTACTTTACGGCCACATTCCCCTACGTGGTGCTGACCATCCTGTTCATCCGTGGCGTGACCCTGGAAGGAGCCTTCACGGGCATCATGTACTACTTGACCCCACAGTGGGACAAGATCCTGGAGGCCAAG GTCTGGGGGGACGCCGCCTCCCAGATCTTCTACTCGCTGGGCTGCGCGTGGGGCGGCCTTGTCACCATGGCTTCCTACAACAAGTTCCACAACAACTGTTACCG AGACAGTGTCATCATCAGCATCACTAACTGTGCCACCAGTGTCTATGCTGGCTTCGTCATCTTCTCCATCCTGGGCTTCATGGCCAACCACCTGGGTGTGGACGTGTCCCGCGTGGCAGACCACGGCCCGGGCCTGGCCTTCGTGGCATACCCAGAGGCCCTCACACTGCTGCCCATTGCCCCACTCTGGTCCCTGCTCTTCTTCTTCATGCTCATCTTGCTGGGGCTGGGCACTCAG TTTTGCCTCCTAGAGACGCTGGTCACAGCCATCGTGGATGAGGTAGGGAACGAGTGGATCCTGCAGAAAAAGACTTACGTGACCTTGGGCGTGGCTGTAGCTGGCTTCCTTCTGGGGATCCCTCTTACCAGCCAA GCAGGCATCTACTGGCTGCTGCTGATGGACAACTACGCGGCCAGCTTCTCCTTGGTCATCATCTCCTGTATTATGTGTGTGTCCATCATGTACATTTACG GGCACCAGAACTACTTCCAGGACATCCGGATGATGCTGGGGTTCCCACCGCCTCTCTTCTTCCAGATCTGCTGGCGCTTCGTCTCACCAGCTATCATCTTT ttcaTTCTCATCTTCTCGGTGATCCAGTACCAGCCAATCACCTACAACCAATACCAGTATCCAAGCTGGGCCGTGGCCATTGGCTTCCTCATGGCCCTGTCCTCTGTCATTTGCATTCCACTCTACGCCCTGTTCCAGTTCTGCAGAACAGATGGGgacaccctcctccag CGTTTGAAAAATGCAACAAAGCCAAGCAGAGACTGGGGTCCCGCCCTCCTGGAGCACCGAACAGGGCGCTACGCCCCCACCATTGCACCCTCCCCTGAAGACGGGCTTGAGGTCCAGCCGCTGCACCCGGACAAGGCCCAGATTCCCATGGTGGGCAGTAACGGCTCCAGCCGTCTGCAGGACTCCCGGATATGA
- the CCDC24 gene encoding coiled-coil domain-containing protein 24 isoform X2, whose amino-acid sequence MVPQVQACGPASRGRRRGRAMPGDSLSLWELVEEHVPLPERPEVKRILGETTVDLSLELRAEVVMLRSLLQEARSIQAPGSRPTSDLSSLLAPPPLVRDLVRQELRQLLQGLRQKAICEGRDQTQAWVQYSPRVLRFALEEPRHDLPEQEMFQMRAGEPSCHQDLSVIKDQLNMSHIDQVAGHLRALLEEECRALEREIPILQRCLEDEYTGSPRSSEASLEPTLAELKEQKAAMQQELQSPLRPSCVFPSHGPQPFGSSSQGPGPLSCLHGAAGVWASPLQCCRPAPPLEHCPKPRGLASTCRWGRKIQCSPRKRPASTPVSSAAPQAPT is encoded by the exons ATGGTCCCGCAGGTCCAAGCGTGCGGCCCCGCGTCTCGggggcggcggcgcgggcgggCCATGCCTGGGGACTCCCTGTCGCTGTGGGAACTGGTGGAAGAGCACGTTCCGCTCCCGGAGCGGCCCGAAGTGAAGAGGATTCTAGGGGAGACGACGGTGGATCTGAGCCTGGAACTTCGGGCAGAG GTGGTGATGTTACGATCATTGCTCCAAGAGGCTCGATCTATCCAAGCCCCAGGATCGCGCCCCACCTCTGACCTCTCCTCCCTTCTGGCACCACCGCCCCTCGTAAGAGATCTTGTTCGCCAGGAACTGCGGCAGCTGCTCCAAGGTCTCCGCCAGAAGGCCATCTGTGAGGGCAG GGACCAGACCCAGGCTTGGGTCCAGTATAGCCCTAGGGTCCTGCGCTTTGCCTTGGAGGAGCCCAGGCATGATTTGCCAGAACAGGAGATGTTCCAGATGAGAGCTGGTGAACCCAG CTGTCACCAGGACCTCAGTGTCATCAAGGACCAGCTGAACATGTCCCACATCGACCAGGTTGCTGGACACCTGCG GGCCCTCCTGGAGGAAGAGTGCCGCGCGCTGGAGAGGGAGATTCCCATCCTGCAG CGCTGCCTGGAAGACGAATATACAGGGTCCCCTCGGTCTTCTGAGGCAAGCCTAGAGCCCACCCTGGCAG AGCTAAAGGAACAGAAGGCAGCCATGCAACAGGAGCTGCAGTCACCCCTGAGGCCTTCCTGTGTCTTCCCCAGCCACGG GCCACAGCCCTTTGGGTcctccagccagggccctggaccCCTGTCTTGCCTCCACGGGGCTGCTGGAGTTTGGGCcagccctctccagtgctgccggCCTGCTCCTCCTCTGGAGCACTGCCCCAAACCTCGCGGCCTGGCCTCCACCTGCCGCTGGGGACGGAAGATTCAGTGCAGCCCCAGGAAAAGGCCAGCTTCTACTCCAGTGTCCAGTGCAGCGCCCCAGGCTCCAACCTGA
- the SLC6A9 gene encoding sodium- and chloride-dependent glycine transporter 1 isoform X2, giving the protein MVGKGAKGMLNGAVPSEATKKDQNLKRGNWGNQIEFVLTSVGYAVGLGNVWRFPYLCYRNGGGAFMFPYFIMLIFCGIPLFFMELSFGQFASQGCLGVWRISPMFKGVGYGMMVVSTYIGIYYNVVICIAFYYFFSSMTPVLPWTYCNNPWNTPDCMSVLDNPNITNGSQPPALPGNVSQALNQTLKRTSPSEEYWRLYVLKLSDDIGNFGEVRLPLLGCLGVSWVVVFLCLIRGVKSSGKVVYFTATFPYVVLTILFIRGVTLEGAFTGIMYYLTPQWDKILEAKVWGDAASQIFYSLGCAWGGLVTMASYNKFHNNCYRDSVIISITNCATSVYAGFVIFSILGFMANHLGVDVSRVADHGPGLAFVAYPEALTLLPIAPLWSLLFFFMLILLGLGTQFCLLETLVTAIVDEVGNEWILQKKTYVTLGVAVAGFLLGIPLTSQAGIYWLLLMDNYAASFSLVIISCIMCVSIMYIYGHQNYFQDIRMMLGFPPPLFFQICWRFVSPAIIFFILIFSVIQYQPITYNQYQYPSWAVAIGFLMALSSVICIPLYALFQFCRTDGDTLLQRLKNATKPSRDWGPALLEHRTGRYAPTIAPSPEDGLEVQPLHPDKAQIPMVGSNGSSRLQDSRI; this is encoded by the exons AATGGTGCTGTGCCCAGTGAGGCCACCAAGAAGGACCAGAACCTCAAACGGGGCAACTGGGGCAACCAGATCGAGTTTGTACTGACGAGCGTGGGCTATGCCGTGGGCCTGGGCAATGTCTGGCGCTTTCCATACCTCTGCTATCGCAACGGGGGAG GAGCCTTCATGTTCCCCTACTTCATCATGCTCATCTTCTGCGGGATCCCACTCTTCTTCATGGAACTCTCCTTCGGCCAGTTTGCAAGTCAGGGCTGCCTGGGGGTCTGGAGGATCAGCCCCATGTTCAAAG gtgtGGGCTACGGCATGATGGTGGTGTCCACATACATCGGCATCTACTACAACGTGGTCATCTGCATTGCCTTCTACTACTTCTTCTCATCCATGACGCCTGTGTTGCCCTGGACCTACTGCAATAACCCTTGGAACACGCCCGACTGCATGAGCGTGCTGGATAACCCCAACATCACCAACGGCTCGCAGCCTCCTGCCCTGCCTGGCAACGTCTCTCAGGCGCTCAACCAGACCCTCAAGAGGACAAGCCCCAGCGAGGAGTACTGGAG GCTGTATGTGCTGAAGCTGTCGGATGACATCGGAAACTTCGGGGAGGTGCGGTTGCCCCTCCTCGGCTGCCTCGGTGTCTCCTGGGTGGTCGTCTTCCTCTGCCTCATCCGAGGGGtcaagtcttcaggaaaa GTGGTGTACTTTACGGCCACATTCCCCTACGTGGTGCTGACCATCCTGTTCATCCGTGGCGTGACCCTGGAAGGAGCCTTCACGGGCATCATGTACTACTTGACCCCACAGTGGGACAAGATCCTGGAGGCCAAG GTCTGGGGGGACGCCGCCTCCCAGATCTTCTACTCGCTGGGCTGCGCGTGGGGCGGCCTTGTCACCATGGCTTCCTACAACAAGTTCCACAACAACTGTTACCG AGACAGTGTCATCATCAGCATCACTAACTGTGCCACCAGTGTCTATGCTGGCTTCGTCATCTTCTCCATCCTGGGCTTCATGGCCAACCACCTGGGTGTGGACGTGTCCCGCGTGGCAGACCACGGCCCGGGCCTGGCCTTCGTGGCATACCCAGAGGCCCTCACACTGCTGCCCATTGCCCCACTCTGGTCCCTGCTCTTCTTCTTCATGCTCATCTTGCTGGGGCTGGGCACTCAG TTTTGCCTCCTAGAGACGCTGGTCACAGCCATCGTGGATGAGGTAGGGAACGAGTGGATCCTGCAGAAAAAGACTTACGTGACCTTGGGCGTGGCTGTAGCTGGCTTCCTTCTGGGGATCCCTCTTACCAGCCAA GCAGGCATCTACTGGCTGCTGCTGATGGACAACTACGCGGCCAGCTTCTCCTTGGTCATCATCTCCTGTATTATGTGTGTGTCCATCATGTACATTTACG GGCACCAGAACTACTTCCAGGACATCCGGATGATGCTGGGGTTCCCACCGCCTCTCTTCTTCCAGATCTGCTGGCGCTTCGTCTCACCAGCTATCATCTTT ttcaTTCTCATCTTCTCGGTGATCCAGTACCAGCCAATCACCTACAACCAATACCAGTATCCAAGCTGGGCCGTGGCCATTGGCTTCCTCATGGCCCTGTCCTCTGTCATTTGCATTCCACTCTACGCCCTGTTCCAGTTCTGCAGAACAGATGGGgacaccctcctccag CGTTTGAAAAATGCAACAAAGCCAAGCAGAGACTGGGGTCCCGCCCTCCTGGAGCACCGAACAGGGCGCTACGCCCCCACCATTGCACCCTCCCCTGAAGACGGGCTTGAGGTCCAGCCGCTGCACCCGGACAAGGCCCAGATTCCCATGGTGGGCAGTAACGGCTCCAGCCGTCTGCAGGACTCCCGGATATGA
- the CCDC24 gene encoding coiled-coil domain-containing protein 24 isoform X1 encodes MVPQVQACGPASRGRRRGRAMPGDSLSLWELVEEHVPLPERPEVKRILGETTVDLSLELRAEVVMLRSLLQEARSIQAPGSRPTSDLSSLLAPPPLVRDLVRQELRQLLQGLRQKAICEGRDQTQAWVQYSPRVLRFALEEPRHDLPEQEMFQMRAGEPSSCHQDLSVIKDQLNMSHIDQVAGHLRALLEEECRALEREIPILQRCLEDEYTGSPRSSEASLEPTLAELKEQKAAMQQELQSPLRPSCVFPSHGPQPFGSSSQGPGPLSCLHGAAGVWASPLQCCRPAPPLEHCPKPRGLASTCRWGRKIQCSPRKRPASTPVSSAAPQAPT; translated from the exons ATGGTCCCGCAGGTCCAAGCGTGCGGCCCCGCGTCTCGggggcggcggcgcgggcgggCCATGCCTGGGGACTCCCTGTCGCTGTGGGAACTGGTGGAAGAGCACGTTCCGCTCCCGGAGCGGCCCGAAGTGAAGAGGATTCTAGGGGAGACGACGGTGGATCTGAGCCTGGAACTTCGGGCAGAG GTGGTGATGTTACGATCATTGCTCCAAGAGGCTCGATCTATCCAAGCCCCAGGATCGCGCCCCACCTCTGACCTCTCCTCCCTTCTGGCACCACCGCCCCTCGTAAGAGATCTTGTTCGCCAGGAACTGCGGCAGCTGCTCCAAGGTCTCCGCCAGAAGGCCATCTGTGAGGGCAG GGACCAGACCCAGGCTTGGGTCCAGTATAGCCCTAGGGTCCTGCGCTTTGCCTTGGAGGAGCCCAGGCATGATTTGCCAGAACAGGAGATGTTCCAGATGAGAGCTGGTGAACCCAG CAGCTGTCACCAGGACCTCAGTGTCATCAAGGACCAGCTGAACATGTCCCACATCGACCAGGTTGCTGGACACCTGCG GGCCCTCCTGGAGGAAGAGTGCCGCGCGCTGGAGAGGGAGATTCCCATCCTGCAG CGCTGCCTGGAAGACGAATATACAGGGTCCCCTCGGTCTTCTGAGGCAAGCCTAGAGCCCACCCTGGCAG AGCTAAAGGAACAGAAGGCAGCCATGCAACAGGAGCTGCAGTCACCCCTGAGGCCTTCCTGTGTCTTCCCCAGCCACGG GCCACAGCCCTTTGGGTcctccagccagggccctggaccCCTGTCTTGCCTCCACGGGGCTGCTGGAGTTTGGGCcagccctctccagtgctgccggCCTGCTCCTCCTCTGGAGCACTGCCCCAAACCTCGCGGCCTGGCCTCCACCTGCCGCTGGGGACGGAAGATTCAGTGCAGCCCCAGGAAAAGGCCAGCTTCTACTCCAGTGTCCAGTGCAGCGCCCCAGGCTCCAACCTGA